The following is a genomic window from Flavobacterium crassostreae.
AAAAAACAGCTTGGTGCAAACCCATGCTCACCTCACCAACGCAAAATTAGACAATGCCATGATAGGCAACCATGTAAAATTTAATGGCGATTTTACAAGCATCAGCATTGGAGATTACTCCGTTTTAGAATAGCATTAAACACGCAGACCACACCTACACGTGCATCTGTACGAGTAGGTGTTTTATAAATATACCCATGAAAAAGAAAGCACTCTTATTGCTGTTTTTTGTTTTGCTCAGCAATTCCAATAGGCTATTGGCGCAAACACAACCAGAGGTTAGCAAGCAAGATACCGCTACATTTCAGGAATATTTTTATGAGTCTTTAAAACAAAAAGCTATCGAAAATTATGACAAAGCCATAAACGCATTACAACAATGCCAAACCATTGACCCACAAAACGCTACAATTTATTTTGAGTTAGGAAAAAACTATTTGGCCCTAAAACAATACCAAAATGCCTATTCGTCCTTTGAGCATGCCACCCAGATAGACCCTAGCAACAAGTGGTTTTGGGTAGGAATGTACGATGTAAGTTACGCCACCAAAGACTATTCTACTGGCATAAAGGTACTAGACAAACTGATTGTTTTAGACCCAAAATTTAAAGAAGATTTAGTATCCCTTTACATGAATACTAGAGCGTTTGACAAAGCATTAGACTTAATCAACGCACTCAATGAGCACGTTGGTTCTACAGACCGAAGAGAGGCCTACAAACTTCAAATTTTATCCGAACCCAAATACCAAACTGCCGAAATTGCCAACCTAGAAACCCAAATACAAAAATACCCCAAGGTAGAGTCCAATTATATTGCCCTAATTTATTTGTATTCCAAAAACAATAGCCTAGGCAAAGTAGCGCTCACCGTAAAAAAACTAGAGCAGCACATCCCAACTTCAGAATGGGCACAAGTAAGTTTATTTAAAAATTATCTAGAAAACAATCAGGGCCCAAAAGCAGTACAAGCCATGACAATTGTTCTAAAAAGCACCCAAATAGACTCCAAAATTAAACACCGAGTTCTAAACGAGTTTTTGTTATTTGTTACAAAAAACCCACAATATAGCCCCGATTTAGACACTGCCATAAGTTATTTTGATCACGATCCCGAAATAAACGTAGCCTTAGAGATAGGCAAATTTTACCACAGCAAAAAACAATTTGACAAAGCCATAACGCTCTACCAAAAAGCCATTAAAAACAGCAACACCACAGATTTAGAAACCAATTTATTATTGTTAGAAGCCTATGTTGCCGTCCAAAAATTCGAAGAAGTAGCCCGCCAAACCGAAGCATTACTTGGCCTATTTCCGGCACAACCCCAATTGTATTATTATTCGGGTCTTGCCTACAACCAACTACAACAATTCCAGAAAGCCAAAGATGCGCTAGAGTCTGGCCAAGATTATCTGATAGAAGACTTGCCTCTAGAGATAAATTTTAATATACAGTTAGGCCAAGCCTATAGCGGTTTAGGAGACACCAAGAAAAAAGAATTTTATTTCTCTAAAGCCAATAAATTAGTAACGGAATCTAAGAAACAATAATTATTTATGAAAAAAATTGCCGCCTTTTTGCTTCTCATTATGGTGATTTCGTGCAAAATCAAAGCAGTCAGCACCGCAGCAACTACACCTGCAAGCTACCTTAAGGCCAAAACCATAATAGACACGCATTACAAAAACCAGATAGACTATACCACTTTGTACCTAAAAGCCAACGCTCGCTTTGCAGACAGCAAACAAACGCAAAACGTAACGGCAGAGATACGCATCAAAAAAGACGAACAAATTTTAGTAAGCATTCGTTTTTTGGGTATAACCATGGCCAAAGCCTCCATTACTCCAAGCTCCGTGCAGTATTATGAAAAAATTAAAGGCACGTATTTTGAAGGAGACTTTAGCTCTTTGAGCGCTTGGTTGGGCACGGATTTAGACTACAACAAGATCCAAAATATGCTAACAGGAGAAGCCTTGGATGATTTAACCAAAGGCAAATACCTAGAGTCTCTAACAGACCAATTGTATCGATTAGAAGCTGTAGCCAAAACCAACACCCAAAAAACCTTTTATATAGATGCCACAGATTTTAAAGTAAAAAAACAAGAACTCATCCAAGCCAAAGAAGGAAGAATGATGCAAATTCTATATGCCGACACCCAGCAATTTGCGCCCTATACCTTGCCAACCAACGTAGTTATTACCAGCTATCAGAATGCAGATAAGGCCGAAATTAATTTGAATTACAATACGGTTTCGTATAATGAAGAACTTTCTTTTCCATATAGTGTTCCAAATGGTTATAATAGAATTATAATTAAGTAAATTTGCCAAAATAAATTTTCAAGATGCCAAAATTTTTCCTTAGCCTAATTTGTATTTGCCTGACTACAGTGTTGTGGAGTCAATCTACTCAACAAGAAAAGTTAGAGCAAAGAAAGGCACAGATTCAGAAAGAAATAAAAGATAACGAAAAGTTATTGCAATCCGTAAAGTCGAAAGAAAAATCGGCTATGAACGTGTATATGATTCAAAAAAATAAAATCAGACTCAAAGAAAACCTAATACATACCACCGAAAAGCAAACCAAGCTTTTGGCAAATGACATGTATATCAACCAGATAAAGATTAATAAATTAAACAAAGAATTGGCCATTCTCAAAGAAGATTATGCCAAAATGATTGTAAAATCATACAAAAGCAGATCCGAGCAAAGTAGAGCCATGTTTATACTTTCTTCCGAAACTTTTTTGCAGGCATACAAAAGAGCTCAATATTTAAAACAATACACCAATTTTAGAAAATCCCAAGGAGAAGAAATTAAATCTAAATCTACCGATTTAATACAGGTTAACAAAAAGCTGAGCGGACAAAAAGTAGTCAAACAAAAATTACTTGCCGAGAACGTAAAGGAGCGTACGGTGCTAGAAAAAGAAAAAATAGTACAAGAAAAGTTGGTTAACGAAATCAAGAAAGACAAAAACAGAATTGTTTCGGATATCCGCAAGAAACAAAGAGAATCCAAAACCATAGACAAGCAAATTGACCGTTTGATTAGAGCTGCCATTGCCGAAGCCAATAGAAAAGCAGCACTCGAAAAAGCCAAAGCCAAAGCACTCGCCGAAAAATCCAATGCAACACCCAAAGAAGTAGCCGCCACGGCCGCCAAAGAACCTGTCTCTTCTTCAAGGATTGAATTGACCCCAGAATCCAAATTAATAGCAGATAACTTTAGAGCCAACCGAGGCAGTTTGCCATGGCCTGTAGAAAAAGGATTTATATCCTTAGGCTACGGTAACCAAGCACACCCCATTTACAATACTCTGGTTATACACAACAGTGGTGTCGAAATCACCACCAACGAAGGTGCCAATGCTAGAGCCGTATTTGGAGGAGAAGTAGCAAGTGTGATGGTATTATCACCAGTTAACAAAGCCGTAATGATCCAGCACGGGGATTATTTTACGATTTACCAAAACTTAAGTTCTGTATCGGTAAACAAAGGCGATAAAATAAGCATCAAACAAACCATAGGACGTGTCAGAACCAATGGGGATACCGGCAAAACAGTAATCAAATTTTTGTTATTACAAAATACCACCTACACAGATCCTAAGGGATGGTTGTCCAATAAATAAGGTATTGGATCGATACCATACCCAACAAAGGGCTTTATTTTTTTATATAAAAAAAATAAAGCCCTTTGCTCGTTGGACCAAGCTGCAAATACCAGCAGCAAAATCCTTATTGGTATTGTATATAAATGGGTTTTGGAGTAAGCTGTAATACCTCCTGTGGCGTGTACATGGTCCAGTTGTTCCAGTTGTCATTTTTATAAAATAATTTAAAACCCGTAAACTGAACAGGTTCTTTAAACAAATACCGCATATAAGTTGCTTTTTTTAATACTTTACTGCCAAAACCATCCATATCCATAATTATTTGCACCTCCGGAACGGTTTTTATGTTTTGGTAATTTGTAACCATACCTTGGGTAAAACGATGTACCACCAACATCTTTGGGGGCAAATTGTTTTCTGAAACCACCTCTGCCAGAATACCTATGGCATCATTGATGTCTTTTGCATCCAAAGTTCCAATTTTAGTGCCCGGAACTGCACCAGGTTGCAAAGAAAATTCTGGATCAATACCCAAGTGTACCTCCGGGAGTTTTAAATACTCTTTGAGAGCATTAACTTCGTCTTTTAGGTTGCTGTGGCCTACCTGAATATCCAAAAAAACCAAAGCACCTATAGGTTTGGCCCAGCTCAGTACGGTATCTATTTGGCTGTTGGGCATCCGCATGCGGTATAGGTTGGATTTGCCAGGGTTTGCTTGAGCAGTTACGGCAATATAATGCAAGGCCGGAAGCGTGCTAACCGTAGTATCTGCTGCGGCCCATTTGGCTACTTCTTGTTGCAGTTGAGACAGCATTTGCTCCTTGGGGATTGCGCCCAGAATGCCCATTTTGGTAGAATACAAATTTCCATAAAAAGCAATAATTCGGTGGTTTGGCAGCCACGCACCAGCCAACGGATAGGGCGTTTTGACAGGCCATCTTCCGGTGGTGTCTGCGTTACTCAAGGCAAGCATTTTTTGGTTATAAGCTACCGTATCTACTATTTTGGCTACCGTATCTGCAACCTTCTCAGTGGGCTGTTGTAGCGTTGCAGGAGGTTGTTTTGGGCTTGCAGGAGAGCCTTTTTTTTGCTGGCAAGCAGCCATAAATAGGCAAAGCAATGGCACAAAAAACAAAAGGATAAATGGGGTCTTTTTCATAACACAAGCAGTTAAATTTCTTACAAAGGTAAGTGGATTCTTGCTGGTTTAGTTACGTCCTGATGTGGTATTGTTATACCATTATGCGCTCTGGATTTGGCCCCAAAGTTTTTTTAAACAAGGGTTTTTTGTGCGTGTCTTTAAATAAAGAAACGTACTAGTTGTATTGTTTTTGGGATAGGGGCCTTTTTAGTAGCTGGATTCAACTTAGAAATGCAACTTTTCAATAAATCGGTGTGCATTGATTCGTGCATGCAATTTGCTATCGGAATTTGCAACCAATCGGCAACTTTATTTTTGAGTATTCTATACTCTAGTATCCCATCAACCCATTGAGCTTGCTGTACTCGAATTCTATTTAATCACCTGCTTTATTAGGCTCATAATATATTCTAGATCCGTATCATTTTCTATTTGAATTTGATAATCTCCATTACCTCTATGACCAATGTTTGCAACATCTTTAGCTAATCCTTTTGGGTCGTCTAATGTTCCTGTTTTGGTATTAACAAATATCTTTAATCCTTTTTTTTGCATCTCAATATCCGAAATGTTACTGCCTTTTTTGAAAGCGATGTAAAATTTTTGAGGAATAATTTCTATCCCATCGGCAAGATTTGTTATTGCGGCTTTAAACTTTTCGTATAATTCTACAGAAGCATCCGAGCCGTTGTTATAATGGTCTTCTTCGGTATATACTTTTATGTTTTCTTTGACTTCTTTTAGTTTTTCACTGTTTTCTAAAAGTGGTTTTATACTTGGTGCGCCACTACTTTTTTTAATACTGTTGATGCTTATGGTGTTATTCTCAAATTGTTTTACTTCCCACAATTCGATACCAAAATCTTTAAAATCACTTGCAGATATTTGATTTTCTGTAAAACTTGGAGAAACAAAAGCCACTCTTGATTGGGACCAATCCACATCTTTACTGTGCAAAGTATCTTGTAGTGTTTCGTTGTAAGTTAGTATAAATTCTGCCTTGTTTTGCAGCATTAAATTCAGGTAGGTGAGGCCTTGGTCTACTACGCTGTAGTTCTTGTCTCTTTTGTACTCAATAATGATAAATGCGTTGGTTTGCTTATCGTAAGCTAGAGAATCTATACGTTTGTTTTTTATGGCAAATTCTGATTTTACTAATTCCAAGCGCATCACTTCTTGAAGATTATTTTCAAAAATAGATTGCATTTCTTTCTCTAACTTAAATGGTTTTTCTTTTACTTGGTTTAATTGACCGGAAGTGTTATTGTAGAGAATCATTTTTTTTGTTTTTTTATTATATTTTCAAGCGTTTCTAAATCTACACTATCTGCTTCTTTGGCTTCTTGTGCTTTTCTGTTTTGGTCGAATTCTAAATTGCGTTCCTCTTTTACTCCGTACTCTAAACCCAATTGCTAAGATCATGTCTAGGGCATAAAAAGTAACTTCGTAATTTTTACCATCTGCAGCAGTTGTAAAGTAATTCTTTACAACTAAAATTTCGTGTAACTCTTTTTATTCTAGTATGTTAGCGATGTGTTGCCCTATGTTTTGTTTAGAGGTGTCAAAAAGTTCTGCTAATTGGTTTTGGTTCATTCAAATAGTACCCTCTTTGGGATATAAACGTACAGCTGTTTTACCATCTGGTGTGTTGTAAATAATGATGTTTTGCTCGTTTTGCTCCATGCTATTTGTTTTGCGTTACGGGTATTTAACTATTTTCAACAATTGCTATTTCCTCTTCACTCAATCCATACAACTCATAAACCATTGCATCAATTTCTCGATCTGTGGAGTTGATTTGTTGTTTTAAGGCTTGGGCTTCAGCTTTTTTGGTTTCAAAAACATCCATCCAGTCCATTTCGTCTAGTTTGGTTAGTTCTTTAATGGGTTGTAGTTCGTTTTTAACGCGTTCTTTATTAGTTACTTTAATAGCTTTATTGATTTCTTTGATAAAATCGCCAAAATCCAGCTCGTACCAGTTTTCTAGCTTTTTAGTTAGTTTTTGTATTGCAAATTGGGATTGTAGGTATTTTGTGAATTTACCGATTACTTGAAAAAAGCATTTTGTTGAACTTAATTGTTTTTTAGCTATATCTGAGAAATTATATTTATCCACATTCTCCAATGGTATACCGAATGGTTCCAAGTATTTTGTTTTAAAATAGAAGTAACCCCCACCATATTCAGAACTAGTATTTTTAATGAAATACCATAGTATCTTACTATTTAATATTGGTAGATAATCTGCAGCTTTATATTCAGGTTTAAGTAGTACTAAATATCCTCCAGCATCTGCATAAACATCTGTTTCTTTATTTGTAAAACTTGGAATATTTTGTAGTTGAGGAGTAATAATATAGTCTTTCTCAAACAATTCTATTTCTCTTGATCTATGAAGAGAATACCAATATTTTGGATTTGTTTTATACCTAGTCTTCTTATCGATTAGATTTTGCTTAAAATTACTTAAATATTTTTCTGTTAGCGGAAATTGATTTGTAAATTCTTCAGGCTCAAAAGGAACTGTTTTATTTTTTGAGTTTAATTTATGGGGGTAAATTACGTATTTTGAAGAATTTAAAGGTAGGTATCTTTTTATGTCTTGACCTTTTAATACTTCTTTAAGTATTGTTGATTCAAGGACTACATCTTGACCTAACTCTTTGGAATATCCATAAAATAAATCATTTTTAACTACGCCTTCAAGCATAAATATATCATCTCCGGTAGTTATTAGACCTTGATAAATCCCCTCGCAAATTTCTTTTAGTTTAGCACCTGCATTTATTTTATCCATAATAGATATACCAAGATTATTTTTTAATATCCAAGGTTTTTCAGAAAGATTCTTGTATTTAATTTCCTCAAAATTAAATGATTCTAGTATTTCAGAAGGATCAATATTAATAAAGTTCATAATATTATTATTCTTCTTCAAATTAATTATACAAGTATAAGTTGCTGCATCATTAAATACAATCTTAGAACCGAAATGAACAATTGAATCCACAGATTTGGTATCAATGAAAAATTTTCTTATCCCTACACCAAAATCAGCTACTAAAAATTTGTGAGGTAGTATATATGAAACTATTCCTTTTTCATTTATTAAATAATATGATTTTTCCATGAATAAAGCATAAAGGTCATATTTGCCAGTTGCAGAAACATATTTTTTTTCTAGGTATAAAGTTTGTTCAAAATAAAATTCTTTTAAACTTTGAACTCTAACATAAGGCGGATTCCCAATAATCACGTCAAATCCTCCTTTTGCAAATACGCTCGGGAATTGTTCTTGCCAGTTAAAGGCTTTATCTCCTGCAACGGCTTTACTGTCTATCAAGCTGTTCCCGCATTTAATGTTATTATTGAGGGAGTTTAGTTTGCGGCGGGGTTGTGCGGTGCGCAGCCATAAGGATAGTTTGGCAATTTCGACACTTTCCTCATTTAGATCGACACCGTAAATGTTGTTTTCTAAAATGGTGTTCTCAATATCGCTAAAGACTAAACCTCCACCTAAAATTTTGGCTTTAAGTTCGTCTATATAATTGTGTTCTTTTATTAGAAAGTCAAGAGCTTGGTTCAGGAAAGCACCACTACCACAAGCGGGGTCGCAAATGGTGAGTTGCAGCAGCCAATCTCTATAGGTATCGAGTATCTCTACTAATTTTATTATAGTGGCTTGTTGGCGGTTTT
Proteins encoded in this region:
- a CDS encoding tetratricopeptide repeat protein, whose product is MKKKALLLLFFVLLSNSNRLLAQTQPEVSKQDTATFQEYFYESLKQKAIENYDKAINALQQCQTIDPQNATIYFELGKNYLALKQYQNAYSSFEHATQIDPSNKWFWVGMYDVSYATKDYSTGIKVLDKLIVLDPKFKEDLVSLYMNTRAFDKALDLINALNEHVGSTDRREAYKLQILSEPKYQTAEIANLETQIQKYPKVESNYIALIYLYSKNNSLGKVALTVKKLEQHIPTSEWAQVSLFKNYLENNQGPKAVQAMTIVLKSTQIDSKIKHRVLNEFLLFVTKNPQYSPDLDTAISYFDHDPEINVALEIGKFYHSKKQFDKAITLYQKAIKNSNTTDLETNLLLLEAYVAVQKFEEVARQTEALLGLFPAQPQLYYYSGLAYNQLQQFQKAKDALESGQDYLIEDLPLEINFNIQLGQAYSGLGDTKKKEFYFSKANKLVTESKKQ
- a CDS encoding DUF4292 domain-containing protein — its product is MKKIAAFLLLIMVISCKIKAVSTAATTPASYLKAKTIIDTHYKNQIDYTTLYLKANARFADSKQTQNVTAEIRIKKDEQILVSIRFLGITMAKASITPSSVQYYEKIKGTYFEGDFSSLSAWLGTDLDYNKIQNMLTGEALDDLTKGKYLESLTDQLYRLEAVAKTNTQKTFYIDATDFKVKKQELIQAKEGRMMQILYADTQQFAPYTLPTNVVITSYQNADKAEINLNYNTVSYNEELSFPYSVPNGYNRIIIK
- a CDS encoding murein hydrolase activator EnvC family protein; the protein is MPKFFLSLICICLTTVLWSQSTQQEKLEQRKAQIQKEIKDNEKLLQSVKSKEKSAMNVYMIQKNKIRLKENLIHTTEKQTKLLANDMYINQIKINKLNKELAILKEDYAKMIVKSYKSRSEQSRAMFILSSETFLQAYKRAQYLKQYTNFRKSQGEEIKSKSTDLIQVNKKLSGQKVVKQKLLAENVKERTVLEKEKIVQEKLVNEIKKDKNRIVSDIRKKQRESKTIDKQIDRLIRAAIAEANRKAALEKAKAKALAEKSNATPKEVAATAAKEPVSSSRIELTPESKLIADNFRANRGSLPWPVEKGFISLGYGNQAHPIYNTLVIHNSGVEITTNEGANARAVFGGEVASVMVLSPVNKAVMIQHGDYFTIYQNLSSVSVNKGDKISIKQTIGRVRTNGDTGKTVIKFLLLQNTTYTDPKGWLSNK
- a CDS encoding DUF5655 domain-containing protein; its protein translation is MILYNNTSGQLNQVKEKPFKLEKEMQSIFENNLQEVMRLELVKSEFAIKNKRIDSLAYDKQTNAFIIIEYKRDKNYSVVDQGLTYLNLMLQNKAEFILTYNETLQDTLHSKDVDWSQSRVAFVSPSFTENQISASDFKDFGIELWEVKQFENNTISINSIKKSSGAPSIKPLLENSEKLKEVKENIKVYTEEDHYNNGSDASVELYEKFKAAITNLADGIEIIPQKFYIAFKKGSNISDIEMQKKGLKIFVNTKTGTLDDPKGLAKDVANIGHRGNGDYQIQIENDTDLEYIMSLIKQVIK
- a CDS encoding Eco57I restriction-modification methylase domain-containing protein, with the translated sequence MALYQKSVLNKHLKQLDSSKVTKAYQKYTRYFLNPTIQDNIRNSKEEEYQGIFLTELFVNILEYTLKPNIAFNLVAEYKNQTNSRKADGAILNNTVAIGVIELKGTKTKDLESIRQQAFDYKANQKDCVYVITSNYEKLRFYINDATEFEEFNLFELTPERFELLYLCLQKDNILNNIPLQIKEASIVVEEQITKQFYKDYSVFKRELFRDLVKRNAKRLKSSVDSIDPDLDEEAKAEQLQLDKNFKLTLFKKSQKLIDRFLFVFFAEDRGLLPPNSTIQILNKWKADVDFGDERPLYDLFKQYFRFLDTGRQGTTNRAEIYAYNGGLFKEDSLLDKLEIDNDLLYKHTQTLASYDFESQVDVNILGHIFENSLNEIESVNAEIEGGDFDKQKSKRKKDGVFYTPKYITKYIVENTIGKLCEEKKNELGFKEEEYFKGRKNRQQATIIKLVEILDTYRDWLLQLTICDPACGSGAFLNQALDFLIKEHNYIDELKAKILGGGLVFSDIENTILENNIYGVDLNEESVEIAKLSLWLRTAQPRRKLNSLNNNIKCGNSLIDSKAVAGDKAFNWQEQFPSVFAKGGFDVIIGNPPYVRVQSLKEFYFEQTLYLEKKYVSATGKYDLYALFMEKSYYLINEKGIVSYILPHKFLVADFGVGIRKFFIDTKSVDSIVHFGSKIVFNDAATYTCIINLKKNNNIMNFINIDPSEILESFNFEEIKYKNLSEKPWILKNNLGISIMDKINAGAKLKEICEGIYQGLITTGDDIFMLEGVVKNDLFYGYSKELGQDVVLESTILKEVLKGQDIKRYLPLNSSKYVIYPHKLNSKNKTVPFEPEEFTNQFPLTEKYLSNFKQNLIDKKTRYKTNPKYWYSLHRSREIELFEKDYIITPQLQNIPSFTNKETDVYADAGGYLVLLKPEYKAADYLPILNSKILWYFIKNTSSEYGGGYFYFKTKYLEPFGIPLENVDKYNFSDIAKKQLSSTKCFFQVIGKFTKYLQSQFAIQKLTKKLENWYELDFGDFIKEINKAIKVTNKERVKNELQPIKELTKLDEMDWMDVFETKKAEAQALKQQINSTDREIDAMVYELYGLSEEEIAIVENS